The Strongyloides ratti genome assembly S_ratti_ED321, scaffold srae_scaffold0000005 genome window below encodes:
- a CDS encoding Zinc finger, CCHC-type domain and Aspartic peptidase domain-containing protein: MLSGEISAEQNNIYQQIKDILVTRFGKISEGVIGETWELVIAKKWDPVSKIFQICQYADKLRVELNSTFEEEKSANQIDAATWIYQAECAFKLDKVLEEEKLDILLFKLNLQVVKEIRKLNIDNLEDLLDYLKETIMILMIEKNLEQSLLKLASFVKTAHPKLDEEEVSYEIHTRIITLIHHNKMLANVVGFSLGNRSIRDLITEMCTALAMDKINKNVKNKGITHIPFSSNEIKSCNFCKKVGHVESQCKKKTNSCFKCGSLNHKIGSCSSNDSDKKKTSISKVECNNITVTSDKKNNKQLKMNKILKCGTRNAIDFIVPIHFVNDITVLSMLDSDAEKSLMSESLYFKLDACLNPVNVLISCANKSAITYLGESVLRVKIGPLLHDATFFIVKHSEIPSDKFTCLLGRDFLSQIKEILDYELGELTMKGC; the protein is encoded by the exons ATGTTAAGTGGTGAAATAAGTGCTGAacaaaataacatttatcaacaaataaaagatatattagtTACCCGATTTGGTAAAATAAGTGAAGGTGTTATTGGTGAAACTTGGGAATTAGTTATAGCAAAAAAGTGGGATCCAGttagtaaaatttttcaaatttgtCAATACGCAGATAAGTTACGTGTTGAGCTTAATTCAACGTTTGAAGAAGAAAAATCTGCAAAc CAGATAGATGCTGCGACATGGATCTATCAAGCTGAATGTGCTTTTAAATTAGATAAGGTACTTGAAGAAGAAAAACTTGAcatattgttatttaaattaaatttacaagTAGTCAAAGAAATcagaaaattaaatattgataatttagAAGATCTGTTAGATTATTTGAAAGAAACTATAATGATTCTTATGATAGAGA AAAATCTTGAACAATCACTTCTGAAGTTGGCTAGTTTTGTTAAAACTGCACACCCAAAGTTGGATGAAGAAGAAGTTAGTTATGAAATACATACTAGAATTATCACTTTAATTCatcataataaaatgttagcAAATGTAGTTGGGTTTTCTTTAGGTAATAGATCAATTAGAGATCTTATAACAGAAATGTGTACGGCCTTGGCAATGGATAAaatcaataaaaatgttaaaaataaaggaaTCACTCATATACCTTTTTCTtcaaatgaaattaaatcatgtaatttttgcaaaaaagTGGGTCATGTGGAATCACAATGCAAAAAGAAAACTAATTCTTGTTTTAAATGTGGTTCTTTGAATCATAAAATAGGTTCCTGTTCTAGCAATGATtctgataagaaaaaaacaTCTATTTCCAAAGTCGAATGCAATAATATTACAGTTACttctgataaaaaaaataataagcaattgaaaatgaataaaattttaaagtgtGGAACGAGAAATGCTATTGATTTTATAGTTCCAATACATTTTGTAAATGATATTACAGTATTGTCTATGCTTGATTCTGATGCAGAAAAATCTTTAATGTCTGAATCTCTTTATTTCAAACTTGATGCTTGTCTTAATCCtgttaatgttttaatatcatGTGCGAATAAGTCTGCTATTACTTATCTTGGTGAATCTGTATTGCGTGTTAAAATTGGTCCGTTATTACATGACGCAACATTCTTTATTGTCAAACATTCTGAAATTCCGTCTGATAAATTTACTTGTTTACTTGGTAGAGATTTTCTTTCtcaaataaaagaaattttagaTTATGAATTGGGAGAATTAACTATGAAAGGTTGTTAA